The DNA window CGACTCTGCTTAAAGTCGCCCTCAAAGGCTCGGATAAAGCCTTGCAGCAGGCCTACCGCCATTCGCTCAGAATGATTGCCGAGTATGACCTCGAATACGGACCTGAATCCCAGCCCCGTGAGCTTGAATTTCGTTGGGAGTGGATTGACGACTACCGTGTGCTGACCGTGCTGACCGACGGAGCGGGCATTCACAGTGATTTCTCACAGATACCGGGACTTGACGAATGTATCTGGCTGTTGTATGACGACGGTGCGGCAATAGCCGTCTCAAACGACACTGCCGGCGTCATGCTCAATCACCCCGACAAATTCGGTCTACCCTGCGATGTCAGGTTTGAGATTCAATAAACCATATCCGAACACCATCACATCAGTCAATCTCTCAGCCTGTGACACATCAGGACTGAGAGATATGTCATATATGTTTTACGGGTGTTGGGATCTGGTGACCGTTGACCTTTCTCCTCTGGATGTCTCAGGAGTTACAACCATGAAGTTCATGTTTGGGGAATGCCTCAGCCTTAAATCGCTTGACTTGTCGGTGCTCGATACATCAAATGTGAAAGATCTGTCATGGATGTTTCATGAGTGTTGCAATCTTCTACGGATAGACTTCAGGAACTTTGGCACTTTAATGGTGGAAGATATGAGCTGGATGTTCTCTTTGTGTCATAGTCTGGCCACTCTTGATCTGAGCATGTTTGACACATCAAGGGTAAAGGATATGTCCCGAATGTTCTACGAGTGTGTCAGTCTTGAAACGGTAGACCTAAGCTCTTTTGATCTTCGTAGAATCGAATCTACGGAAGAAATGTTCGCTCGCTGCGACAGGCTGCATACAGTCGTCATGAAGAACTGTTCCGACCATACGGTCGAAAGAATAAGTAAGGAGCTGCCTTCATCGGTAAAAATAATAAGATGACATGATTGTTATGTCCCCGGTTGTATCAATATAACCTAAAAGATTGAACCGCTGCGAAAAAGAGCGTGTCAGGATAACCTTTACAAGATTATTCTGACACGTTTTTATATTGACGCGGTTTCCTGTTCTAACACCGGTAGCCGGATATGTAATTTAGACTTCGAGGACTTTTTCATATATAACTTACAAAACCATCAGTCATTATAGATATGATCACAAATCCCAATTTCAAGATTGACGTATCCGTCACTGAAAAATGTTACAACTCCAAACCGACTCCTACCGACTATCGGCAAATGCGATGGAATAAGACCAAAATGAGTCTTAGTAGCTTCATTTCGATGGTCAGAATGGGTTACAGCTATTGCCATATTTACTATGGGAACCTGCGTAGGAAAAATAAATTTCTCTATACGCAAACCATAAGCATTGATGTTGACGATACCGATACAGACCTCGAAACATTCTACCGTCAATGCCAGTTGAATCCGACCTTTGCTTACGAGACATTTTCAAATGGTACTGGCGGAAAGTACAGCTATCGTCTGGTATATGTCTTCAAAGAGCGTATTAATATCCGTGCTTTCGGTGAACTGTATGAGAAAATATGCAGGATGACCAATCTTGACAAGACTAAAGACCATTGCGGTAAAGTCATCACACAGCTCATGAACGGAACTACATATGAAGCAAAGGTATTCCGCTCCAACCGGATATATTCGTCAATCACCGACCTTCCTGTCGATGCAACTGAACAGGAACAGATTGTCGCCTACCAACATTCACTTCTTCCTGTAGTACCAAACGTTTATAAACCCAGACACTCTTCAGCAATCTATCAACCTAATAATATTAATTCATCAAAATCAAATCAAAAACAATATAAATCTAATGACCCGGATTGGAAAAAACAGCTTGAAAGCATCAGTGTCCCTTTGAAGGTTCTTGCAGAGAGCAGACAGGAATTCCTATAGATTTATGGGAAGGAACACAGGCTTTTAAGGTGGTCAAAGCTGTCATATAACGAAGCCGGCTATTGTGTCATACCCGAAAATCATCTTTCACTGTTTGTACGTTATCGTAACAGGCGAGGGGAATGTACGGTCAACCGTTTCCGTGACGGGGAGAAACGTCGTAACCGATTGTTTACCGACGGATGCATCATACGCAAGATAAATCCCGGAGTAACATTCATGGATCTATTTTTCAATCTGGTTCACAGGGTGTATTTCTACTATGACAATTCCGACGGTGTGTTGTCTGATGAACTTATAGCCCGCAAGGCTTATGATGTCATGAATTATACCGAGTTCGATGCGATGGAGTTCAAGTCGCTTGACGCAGGGAAGGTCACTACTTCTCCCGGATACTGCCGTGAACACGGTGTGTCAAGACGATCATATTCCCGGAAGGCTCTTATGTATCAGAATTACGAATCCATACAGGCGTGGTATGAAC is part of the Duncaniella dubosii genome and encodes:
- a CDS encoding BspA family leucine-rich repeat surface protein, coding for MRFNKPYPNTITSVNLSACDTSGLRDMSYMFYGCWDLVTVDLSPLDVSGVTTMKFMFGECLSLKSLDLSVLDTSNVKDLSWMFHECCNLLRIDFRNFGTLMVEDMSWMFSLCHSLATLDLSMFDTSRVKDMSRMFYECVSLETVDLSSFDLRRIESTEEMFARCDRLHTVVMKNCSDHTVERISKELPSSVKIIR